From a single Raphanus sativus cultivar WK10039 chromosome 3, ASM80110v3, whole genome shotgun sequence genomic region:
- the LOC130509313 gene encoding pentatricopeptide repeat-containing protein At5g59600-like, translating into MISGEAMSLVRDMELVGVKPHIILGVLYFQDSRHMGNEEKVSELLDVESWTSITSVEQVRVGITGNTDLAGTAAELEPENTGNGLLLSSLYANGGSWEKCCKK; encoded by the exons ATGATCTCTGGTGAAGCAATGAGTTTGGTGAGAGATATGGAACTAGTGGGAGTAAAACCTCATATTATACTTGGAGTGCTCTATTTTCAGGATTCTCGGCATATGGGAAATGAAGAAAAAGTATCTGAGCTTCTTGATGTTGAGTCTTGGACTTCTATTACATCAGTCGAGCAG GTGCGTGTGGGAATCACGGGAAATACGGACCTTGCAGGGACTGCAGCAGAGCTCGAACCAGAGAACACAGGGAATGGATTGCTTCTGTCCAGTTTGTACGCCAATGGTGGTAGTTGGGAAAAGTGTTGTAAGAAGTAA
- the LOC108847146 gene encoding UDP-glycosyltransferase 76E2, with translation MDEKQVKKRRIVLVPVPAQGHVTPIMQLGKALHSKGFSITVIQTQYTRVSSSQDFSDFQFLTVPVTLTDSDLQSLGALLFLMKLNQICEASFKHCFAQLLQEQVSRDDIACVIYDEYMYFSAAAFKEFQLPSVIFSTTNATAFVCRSVFAKVNVDKFLIDMKDPEVQNSLFPGLDPLRYKDLPSSAFGTLEDSIKLYSEAVNTRTASAVIINSASCLESSSLERLQRELQVPVYPIGPLHLAASSASSSLLEEDRTCIEWLNKQKPRTVIYISLGSLGLMETKDMLEMARGLSNSNQPFLWVIRPGSNPASEWTESLPDEFGRLVSERGYIVKWAPQMEVLRHPAVGGFWSHCGWNSTLESIGEGVPMICRPITGDQKVNARYLESVWRIGIRLEGELEKETVESVVKRLIVDEEGSDMRKRAIDLKEKLEDSVRSGGSSCRSLDDFVNSLQTKNFMHQ, from the exons ATGGATGAAAAACaagtgaagaagagaaggatAGTGTTGGTTCCAGTACCAGCACAAGGGCATGTCACTCCTATTATGCAACTCGGGAAAGCTCTTCACTCCAAAGGCTTCTCCATCACTGTTATTCAGACACAGTATACTCGAGTTAGCTCTTCCCAAGACTTCTCTGATTTTCAGTTCCTCACGGTTCCAGTTACTTTGACTGACTCTGATCTTCAAAGCCTCGGAGCACTCCTGTTTCTGATGAAGCTCAACCAAATCTGCGAGGCAAGCTTCAAGCACTGTTTTGCTCAACTATTGCAAGAACAAGTCAGCCGTGATGATATTGCTTGTGTCATCTACGATGAGTATATGTACTTCTCTGCAGCTGCATTTAAGGAGTTTCAACTTCCTAGTGTTATCTTCAGTACTACTAACGCTACTGCCTTTGTCTGTCGCTCTGTTTTTGCAAAAGTCAACGTTGACAAGTTCTTGATCGACATGAAAG ATCCTGAAGTGCAAAACAGTTTGTTTCCAGGGTTGGATCCTCTAAGGTACAAGGACCTGCCAAGTTCAGCATTTGGGACACTAGAGGATAGCATCAAGCTTTACAGTGAAGCTGTTAACACTCGAACAGCTTCAGCGGTTATCATCAACTCAGCTAGCTGTCTAGAGAGCTCGTCTTTGGAACGGCTGCAACGAGAACTACAAGTTCCGGTTTACCCCATAGGCCCACTTCACCTTGCAGCTTCTTCTGCGTCTTCTAGTTTACTAGAAGAAGACAGAACCTGCATCGAGTGGTTGAACAAGCAGAAACCAAGGACAGTGATTTACATAAGCTTGGGAAGCTTAGGTCTAATGGAAACCAAAGACATGTTGGAGATGGCTAGGGGGTTGAGTAATAGCAACCAACCTTTCTTATGGGTGATCCGACCCGGTTCCAATCCTGCCTCGGAGTGGACAGAGTCCTTACCAGATGAGTTCGGCAGGTTGGTATCAGAGAGAGGTTACATTGTGAAATGGGCCCCGCAGATGGAAGTTCTAAGACATCCTGCAGTAGGAGGGTTTTGGAGTCACTGTGGATGGAACTCAACATTGGAGAGCATTGGGGAAGGTGTTCCAATGATCTGCAGGCCCATTACTGGAGATCAGAAAGTCAATGCGAGGTACTTAGAGAGTGTTTGGAGAATTGGGATTCGTTTGGAAGGAGAGCTGGAGAAAGAAACTGTGGAGAGTGTTGTGAAGAGGTTGATTGTGGATGAAGAAGGATCAGATATGAGGAAGAGAGCTATCGATTTGAAAGAGAAGCTTGAAGACTCTGTCCGAAGTGGAGGTTCTTCATGCAGGTCACTAGACGACTTTGTCAACTCTTTGCAAACGAAGAACTTCATGCATCAATGA